CCCACTCCGACAAGCCCCCCGCCCAGAAGCCGCCGAAGAGCGGAACTTTCGGGGGAAGCGAGATCGTCGACCCCTGGGGCAAATGAGGCGTCCTGGCGTCGAGGCGCCGGGCTCGCTATAAGCACGGAGCCCGGAGCACGGCAGGGTACGAGGTGGCGAAACGACAGCTTTTACTGGTCGACGCTGATCCGCGCAGTGTGCGGGTCTTGGAGGTCAGCCTCAAGAAGGCGGGCTACAGCGTCACTACGGCATCCGACGGCGCGGATGCGTTGGCCAAGGTCGAGTACTCGACGCCCGACCTGATCCTGACCGACACCAAACTGCCGCGGCTGGACGGCTACGAGCTCGTGCGACGCCTCAAGGAGGAGAGCGAGTTCGGCAACATCCCGGTGGTGTTCCTCACCAGCCAGAAATCGATCGAGGACAAGATCCGCGGTCTCGAGCTGGGCGTGGAGGATTACCTCACCAAACCCATCTTCGTTCGCGAGCTGCTCGCGCGCGTGAACTTGCTCTTGGCGCGCCGCACGCAGGAGCGAATGGCCACCAGCATGCCGGTGAGCGCGCGAACGCGTCTCAGCGGATCGTTGGAAGACATGGGCGTGGTGGACTTGCTGCAGACCTTCGAGGTCAGCCGCAAGAGCGGTATCGCTCGCATCGGGGATGGTCATCGCGAAGCCATCGTGTACTTCCGCGACGGCAAGGTGGTGGACGCCGAGCTCGGTCGGCTGCGCGGGGAAGAAGCGGTGTACCGCGCGCTGATCTGGAGCAGCGGTAACTTCGAGGTCGAGTTCCGGCCGGTTTCGAACGACGACGTGATCCCGACCTCCACTCAGGGGCTGCTCATGGAGGGCATGCGCCGGGTGGACGAGTGGGGACGGCTGCTCGAGCAGCTGCCGCCGCTGGCCACGATCTTCGAGATCGATCACGAGCAGCTGGTCGCGCGCCTCAACGAGATCCCCGACGAGCTGAACGGCATCTTGCGCCTGTTCGACGGCCGCCGGACGCTGCTCGACGTGGTGGACGACTCGCCCTTCGAGGACCTGTCCACCCTCTCCACGGTGACCAAGCTGTTCTTCGAGGGGCTGCTCGTGATTCGGCCGGAGGGGGAGGGCGAGCACGACCACGACCACGACGAGGTCGTCCCCAGTGCCGAGGCCGAGGCACCACAGCGGCTGTCTCGGGCCGGGGAGTTCGACGTAGTGCCCGCGCGGCAGTCGATGGAAGTCGGCGAGGCGTCGGGCAGCTGGCGGCCACCAGCCCCGGACGTGGCCGTCGCCGAGAGCGGCATGGTGCACACGCTCCCCGGTGTGGAGAGCGAGCCGGAGCGCACCGCAGCGCGGGCCCCGGCGCGGGTGGTCGTGCCACCGCCGAAGCCGTCGCCACCGAAGCCCCCGCCCAAGCCGTCGCGAGAAGCGCGCGGTCTGGATTCCACGGAGCTCGGGCTGGGGCCCCCTCCGCCGCCCCCGCGGGTCCCGGCGAGCCTGGACAAGACGGAGATGGGCCTAGGGCCGGCAGCGAGCGTGGCCAAGCAGGAGGCCATGCCCAAGAGCACGCTGCCGGACACGCCCGACGCGCGTGCCGCGGTGGCCATTGCCAAGAGCGCGCTGGACGCATCGGCGCCCTCCACCGTGCGTGCCACACCCGACGCACGTTTGGGACCCGGCAAGGTGATCCCGTTCCCTGCATCCAAGAAAGACGACGAGGGGGTCGAACAGCAGGCGGCGGAAAAGCCGAAGCCTGTCGAGGAGACCGACGTGGCGAGAAAGCGGTCAGCCGCAAAGAAGAAGAAGAGGAAGAGCCAGCCGCCCAAGGCAGCGCAAGAGTCCGTGCGGGACTCGGCGGTGTCGTTGAAGGCGGAGCCGGAGGAGAAGGAAGAAGAGGCTCCCAAGAGCGATCGCGCGGTCGCCGAGGCAGCACCTCCGAGCTCCAAGAAGCCGACGGACAAGAAGCCCCACGACAAGACCAAGGGCGAGCACCACCACGACGAAGAGTGGCATCACGACTTCTTCACCGAGGGAGACGAAGGCCGCTACGAGGGCGGGCCGGCTCACGTGGAGCATCACGACGACTTCTCGGATCTGGACGTGGGGCGCACCTCTCGCGTCTCGATGACGCCGGAGCAGGAAGCGCGCCGCGCCCGGGCCACGCGCATCGTCGCCACGGTGATTGGCTTCGCCCTGGCCGTGGGTGGCGTCGCGCTGTTCAACAGCTGGCGCCACAAGAGCGCGACGCCGGAGCCGTCGGCGATGCCCACCATGCCGCCGGCGCCCACCGTGGCCAAGACGACAGCCGTGCCCACCGCCACGGCGACGGTCACCGCCACAGCGGAGCCGGAGCCTGCCGCGTCCGCCGAGCCGGAGCCTGCCGCGTCCGCCGAGCCGGAGCCCGCGGCGTCTGCCGAGCCCGTGGCCGAGAAACCCGAGCCCGTGGTCGAGAAACCCGCGCCCGTGGTCGACAAGCCCAAGCCGCCGGTGGTCCAGCCGAAGCCGGTGGCCGTGAAGCCCCCGCCGCCACCGCCCCCCACGGAGCCGCCGCCTCCGCCGCCACCGCCCGCCACGGGCGAAAAGCCGCCGACGGCCTCGTTCCCCACACCCTGACTGCCGAAATCTTGGGAGGGTGACGGCCCTTCCGTATGTTCCGACCATGGCGCGTTGGCCGTGGCTCGGGGCTCTGCTTTTTCTTTTGGGTTGTGGCGGCGCGGTAACCCCGCGGACGAAGCTCGTGGCGACGTCACCGGCGGTGCTGCCCGCGCCGCGGGTGCACCTGGCGCGGCTCACGCCGCCCGGCCCTGCTCGCCTCGGTGCCGGCGTGCGGCGGCTCAGCGCGGAGCCCGCGGCGCGGCGCTTCCGCGAGCCCGTGGTCGCGCCGGAGCACACCCGCGCGATCGTGCTCCTCTACCACGGCTTCGACGATGGCCGGGACAAGCTCAGCGTGAAGAGCTCGGCCTTCGAGCGGCAGCTCGGCTGGCTCGCGGACAATCACGTCGAGATCGTCTCCACCAGCGAGCTGCTCGACTATCTGGAAGGGCGGCGCTGGCTACCGGAGCGCGTGGCGGTGATCACCATCGATGACGGGCGCCGCAGCGTGTTCCGGCGCGCTTGGCCCATTCTCGCCCGCCACGGTGCGCGCTTCACCGTGGGGCTGCCCACCGGTGTGCTCTCGGATCCGAAGAACGCGCCGGTCATGAGCTGGTCCGAAGTGCGTCAGATGGTGGCGTCGGGCCTGTGCGAGGTCGCGAGCCATGGCCACATGCACCGCAGTCTGCCGAAGCTCGAGGGCAAGAAGCTGGCGGAGGAGCTCAACCTGTCGCGGCGCATCATCGAGCGGGAGACGGGGCGGCCGCCGGTGGCGTACTTCTATCCGCTGGGCGCGTTCGATCGCGGTGCCGCGCGGCAGGTGGAGCGCGCGGGCTATCGCGCCGCGTTTCGCGCCAGCGGCGCACCCGTGACCTTGGGCTCCGGCTCGCGCTTTTGGCTACCGCGGGCCAGCGTGGTGTACCGGCAGGGCGGCGTGATCGCGCAGTACTTCGACGACGCCTTCGCGGACGGCGCCGTTGCCCGCCGCGCACCGTGAGCCCGGGCAGCGGTGTGGCCGCGGCGGACCAACCCCCAGATCTCACCGCTTGCGGATGCGGGGATCCAAGAGCGCGTAGGACAGATCCACCAACAGGTTGGCCAGCACCACCACGGTGGAAAACAGGATCACGACGCCCATGATGACGGGGCCGTCGCGCTCGACGATGGCGTCCACGCTGAGCGCGCCGATGCCCGGCCAGCGGAAGATCTTCTCCGTGACGATGGCGCCGCCCACCAGCGTGCCCATGCTGAGGCCCACCACCGTGACCAACGGCATGAGGGCGTTGCGCAGGGCGTGCTTGAGCACCACGATCCACTCGCGCTGACCCTTGGCGCGGGCCGTCCGGATGTAGTCCTGCTTCAAGAGCGTGATCATCTCGTCGCGCACCAGGCGCGTGTAGTAGGCGGCGCCGAA
This portion of the Polyangiaceae bacterium genome encodes:
- a CDS encoding response regulator, with the translated sequence MRVLEVSLKKAGYSVTTASDGADALAKVEYSTPDLILTDTKLPRLDGYELVRRLKEESEFGNIPVVFLTSQKSIEDKIRGLELGVEDYLTKPIFVRELLARVNLLLARRTQERMATSMPVSARTRLSGSLEDMGVVDLLQTFEVSRKSGIARIGDGHREAIVYFRDGKVVDAELGRLRGEEAVYRALIWSSGNFEVEFRPVSNDDVIPTSTQGLLMEGMRRVDEWGRLLEQLPPLATIFEIDHEQLVARLNEIPDELNGILRLFDGRRTLLDVVDDSPFEDLSTLSTVTKLFFEGLLVIRPEGEGEHDHDHDEVVPSAEAEAPQRLSRAGEFDVVPARQSMEVGEASGSWRPPAPDVAVAESGMVHTLPGVESEPERTAARAPARVVVPPPKPSPPKPPPKPSREARGLDSTELGLGPPPPPPRVPASLDKTEMGLGPAASVAKQEAMPKSTLPDTPDARAAVAIAKSALDASAPSTVRATPDARLGPGKVIPFPASKKDDEGVEQQAAEKPKPVEETDVARKRSAAKKKKRKSQPPKAAQESVRDSAVSLKAEPEEKEEEAPKSDRAVAEAAPPSSKKPTDKKPHDKTKGEHHHDEEWHHDFFTEGDEGRYEGGPAHVEHHDDFSDLDVGRTSRVSMTPEQEARRARATRIVATVIGFALAVGGVALFNSWRHKSATPEPSAMPTMPPAPTVAKTTAVPTATATVTATAEPEPAASAEPEPAASAEPEPAASAEPVAEKPEPVVEKPAPVVDKPKPPVVQPKPVAVKPPPPPPPTEPPPPPPPPATGEKPPTASFPTP
- a CDS encoding polysaccharide deacetylase family protein; protein product: MARWPWLGALLFLLGCGGAVTPRTKLVATSPAVLPAPRVHLARLTPPGPARLGAGVRRLSAEPAARRFREPVVAPEHTRAIVLLYHGFDDGRDKLSVKSSAFERQLGWLADNHVEIVSTSELLDYLEGRRWLPERVAVITIDDGRRSVFRRAWPILARHGARFTVGLPTGVLSDPKNAPVMSWSEVRQMVASGLCEVASHGHMHRSLPKLEGKKLAEELNLSRRIIERETGRPPVAYFYPLGAFDRGAARQVERAGYRAAFRASGAPVTLGSGSRFWLPRASVVYRQGGVIAQYFDDAFADGAVARRAP